In a genomic window of Streptococcus oralis subsp. tigurinus:
- the pgdA gene encoding peptidoglycan-N-acetylglucosamine deacetylase PgdA: MKKNMNRVSHDKKRRLLLSFVGILGIAMILLGSAIGYKVLQKQSYEQKIEALKSEKDQQFNSGSQKDHFRKGQAEVIAYYPLQGEEVIASIREKINQDIKEKLEDKEDLVFYYTEQLDPVLKGVVARNISKQVYDLSASKVEEKEKTSLGKIFLTEDGKDFDLSKLFKDASKAKELLLSQVKSTLEDKKLDQAKIDQVVKNFTDQDLSSWSFDYKDSQIILYPANSEETVEEIALPISSFFDVIESSYLLEKDAELYQAYFAQKNKKVVALTFDDGPNSTTTPQALDTLAKYGVKATFFVLGKNIAGNENLLKRMKSEGHVVGNHSWDHPVLSKLSLEDAKKQITDTEDLLTKVLGSSSKLMRPPYGAITDDIRNSLDLSFIMWDVDSLDWKSKNETAILTEIQHQVRNGSIVLMHDIHGATVNALPKIIEYLKEQGYTFVTVPELLNSRLKAHEIYYDRDQ, translated from the coding sequence ATGAAGAAAAATATGAACCGTGTTTCTCACGATAAAAAGAGAAGGTTATTGCTTTCCTTTGTTGGGATCTTAGGAATCGCTATGATTCTTTTGGGAAGTGCCATTGGCTACAAGGTTCTACAAAAGCAATCTTATGAACAAAAAATTGAAGCGTTAAAAAGCGAAAAGGACCAGCAATTCAACTCAGGTAGTCAGAAGGACCATTTCCGAAAAGGGCAAGCTGAGGTGATTGCCTACTACCCTCTGCAAGGAGAGGAAGTCATTGCGTCTATTAGAGAAAAAATCAACCAGGATATCAAAGAAAAGCTAGAAGATAAAGAGGATTTGGTCTTTTATTATACTGAGCAGCTGGATCCCGTCCTAAAGGGAGTTGTTGCTCGTAATATCAGTAAGCAAGTCTACGATTTGTCTGCATCTAAGGTTGAAGAAAAAGAAAAGACTTCTTTAGGAAAAATTTTCTTGACTGAAGATGGGAAAGATTTTGACCTCAGCAAACTCTTCAAAGATGCAAGCAAGGCTAAGGAACTCTTACTGAGTCAGGTCAAATCAACTCTAGAAGATAAGAAACTTGACCAGGCAAAAATTGATCAAGTTGTAAAAAACTTCACAGATCAGGACTTATCATCTTGGAGTTTTGATTATAAAGATAGTCAAATCATCCTTTATCCTGCTAATTCTGAAGAGACTGTTGAAGAAATTGCTTTACCAATATCCAGTTTCTTTGATGTCATTGAGTCCTCTTATCTATTAGAAAAGGATGCTGAACTCTATCAAGCTTACTTTGCTCAGAAAAATAAAAAAGTTGTAGCCCTGACCTTTGATGATGGTCCAAATTCGACTACAACTCCACAAGCTTTGGATACCTTGGCTAAGTACGGTGTAAAGGCGACCTTCTTTGTACTTGGAAAAAACATAGCAGGAAATGAAAATCTTCTGAAACGAATGAAATCGGAAGGCCATGTTGTGGGAAATCATAGCTGGGATCATCCTGTCCTTTCTAAATTATCCCTCGAAGATGCTAAAAAGCAAATCACGGATACAGAAGATTTGTTAACTAAAGTTTTAGGATCAAGTTCTAAACTCATGCGTCCGCCTTATGGTGCCATTACAGATGATATCCGTAACAGTCTGGACTTGAGCTTTATCATGTGGGATGTGGATAGTTTGGACTGGAAGAGTAAGAATGAGACAGCCATTTTGACAGAGATTCAGCATCAGGTTCGTAATGGATCGATTGTTCTTATGCATGATATTCATGGCGCTACGGTTAATGCTCTTCCAAAGATTATAGAATATCTGAAAGAACAAGGTTATACATTTGTGACCGTTCCTGAATTGCTCAATTCTCGCTTAAAAGCTCACGAGATCTATTACGATCGTGATCAATAA
- a CDS encoding SDR family NAD(P)-dependent oxidoreductase, which translates to MRTFIITGASGGLAQEMVKLLPNDQLILLGRNKEKLAQLYGNHPNVEWIEIDITDDSAIEALVADLYLRYGKIDVLINNAGYGIFEDFDRISDQDIHQMFEVNTFALMNLSRRLAARMKESRKGHIINIVSMAGLIATSKSSLYSATKFAAIGFSNALRLELMPYGVYVTTVNPGPIRTSFFDQADPDGSYLKSVDRFLLEPDAVARKIVKIIGKNKRELNLPVLLNLAHKFYTFFPKLADKLAGETFNYK; encoded by the coding sequence ATGCGAACCTTCATCATCACGGGGGCAAGCGGTGGCTTAGCCCAAGAAATGGTCAAACTCTTGCCAAATGACCAACTGATCTTACTAGGTAGAAACAAGGAAAAACTAGCACAACTCTACGGAAATCATCCTAATGTGGAATGGATTGAAATCGACATTACTGATGACTCAGCCATAGAAGCTTTGGTAGCTGACCTCTATCTCCGTTATGGCAAGATTGATGTCTTGATTAACAATGCTGGATATGGAATTTTTGAAGATTTCGACCGGATCTCTGATCAAGACATTCACCAGATGTTTGAGGTCAATACCTTTGCTCTGATGAATCTGTCTCGTCGTCTTGCGGCTCGAATGAAAGAAAGCCGAAAAGGCCATATCATCAATATCGTCAGCATGGCAGGTTTGATAGCGACTAGCAAGTCCAGTCTCTACTCAGCGACCAAGTTTGCAGCTATTGGTTTTTCCAACGCTCTGCGCCTCGAACTCATGCCTTATGGAGTCTATGTGACAACAGTCAATCCAGGACCGATTCGTACTTCCTTTTTTGACCAGGCAGACCCAGATGGTAGCTACCTCAAGTCGGTTGACCGATTTCTCTTAGAACCAGATGCGGTTGCTAGAAAGATTGTCAAAATCATAGGAAAAAACAAACGGGAACTCAATCTCCCAGTTTTGTTGAATCTAGCTCATAAGTTTTATACTTTCTTTCCAAAGCTAGCTGATAAGTTGGCAGGAGAAACTTTTAATTATAAGTAA
- the rnz gene encoding ribonuclease Z, with amino-acid sequence MDIQFLGTGAGQPSKARNVSSLALKLLDEINEVWLFDCGEGTQNRILETTIRPRKVSKIFITHLHGDHIFGLPGFLSSRAFQANEEQTDLEIYGPQGIKSFVLTSLRVSGSRLPYRIHFHEFDQNSLGKILETDKFTVYAEELDHTIFCVGYRVMQKDLEGTLNAEKLKAAGVPFGPLFGKIKNGQDVVLEDGTEIKAADYISAPRPGKIITILGDTRKTNASVRLAVNADVLVHESTYGKDDEKIARNHGHSTNMQAAQVAEEAGVKRLLLNHISARFLSKDISQLKKDAASVFENVHVVKDLEEVEL; translated from the coding sequence ATGGATATTCAATTTTTAGGAACGGGGGCTGGTCAGCCCTCTAAAGCCCGCAACGTTTCAAGCCTCGCCCTCAAACTCTTGGATGAGATTAACGAAGTCTGGCTCTTTGACTGTGGCGAAGGTACGCAAAATCGTATTTTAGAAACCACGATTCGACCCCGTAAGGTCAGCAAGATCTTTATCACTCACTTGCACGGAGACCATATCTTTGGATTGCCAGGATTTCTCTCTAGCCGTGCATTTCAGGCCAATGAAGAGCAGACAGATTTGGAAATCTATGGACCTCAAGGGATCAAGTCATTTGTCTTAACTAGCCTTCGTGTGTCCGGTTCTCGTCTGCCTTACCGCATTCATTTCCATGAGTTTGACCAAAATTCTCTTGGGAAAATCCTTGAAACCGATAAATTCACTGTGTATGCAGAGGAACTGGACCACACTATTTTCTGTGTTGGTTATCGTGTCATGCAAAAGGATCTTGAAGGTACCTTGAATGCTGAAAAACTTAAGGCTGCTGGTGTTCCATTTGGCCCACTTTTTGGAAAAATCAAAAACGGTCAGGATGTTGTTCTAGAAGATGGGACTGAAATCAAGGCAGCTGACTATATCTCAGCTCCCCGTCCTGGTAAGATTATCACCATACTTGGTGACACCCGCAAAACCAATGCTAGTGTGCGTCTGGCTGTTAACGCCGATGTCCTAGTCCATGAGTCCACATATGGCAAGGACGATGAGAAAATTGCCCGCAATCACGGTCACTCAACCAATATGCAGGCTGCACAAGTAGCGGAAGAAGCAGGAGTCAAACGCCTCTTGCTCAACCATATCAGTGCCCGCTTCCTATCAAAGGATATTAGTCAGCTTAAGAAAGATGCTGCTAGTGTCTTTGAAAATGTTCATGTCGTCAAAGACTTGGAAGAAGTTGAGTTATAA
- a CDS encoding cystathionine beta-lyase: MTDIKTLALKYGGYTSLDKVYLDQLLAGKTEQEQLALIIPPPSVVNAYFAELYQKKSPQAATDYFAELSQELNLYNAEPSFIIENKPFIRLNLSGKSFGFCYESQELGRIFSEAEEAITADLLFEIAQIFPHQLVFEESGKIHMKELGEEKVVSVESLTPLTDLESLADGRKRLKGYSQEDLLQKARSFSGKRYFRSENRTAMLYID, translated from the coding sequence ATGACTGATATTAAAACTTTGGCTCTAAAGTATGGAGGTTATACAAGTCTGGATAAGGTCTATCTAGATCAACTTCTAGCTGGCAAAACAGAGCAAGAGCAGTTGGCTCTCATCATACCTCCCCCCAGCGTAGTGAATGCCTACTTTGCTGAGCTCTACCAGAAAAAGAGTCCTCAAGCTGCGACTGATTATTTTGCAGAACTTTCTCAGGAACTGAATCTCTACAACGCTGAGCCAAGTTTCATTATAGAAAACAAGCCCTTTATTCGCCTCAATCTATCAGGAAAATCCTTTGGTTTTTGCTATGAGAGTCAAGAACTAGGTCGGATTTTCTCAGAAGCTGAGGAAGCAATCACTGCTGACTTGCTCTTTGAAATTGCGCAAATTTTCCCCCATCAACTCGTCTTTGAAGAGTCTGGAAAGATTCATATGAAGGAGCTTGGAGAGGAAAAAGTCGTCTCTGTGGAGAGTTTGACTCCTTTAACGGATTTGGAAAGCTTGGCTGATGGTCGCAAGCGTCTCAAAGGCTATAGCCAAGAGGATTTACTACAAAAAGCTAGATCTTTTTCTGGCAAGCGCTATTTCCGATCGGAAAACCGCACAGCTATGTTATATATTGATTAA
- the hflX gene encoding GTPase HflX — MIETEKKEERVLLIGVELQGMDNFDLSMEELASLAKTAGAVVVDSYRQKREKYDSKTFVGSGKLEEIALMVDAEEISTVIVNNRLTPRQNVNLEEVLGVKVIDRMQLILDIFAMRARSHEGKLQVHLAQLKYLLPRLVGQGIMLSRQAGGIGSRGPGESQLELNRRSVRNQITDIERQLKVVEKNRATVREKRLESSTFKIGLIGYTNAGKSTIMNTLTSKTQYEADELFATLDATTKNIHLGGNLQVTLTDTVGFIQDLPTELVSSFKSTLEESKHVDLLVHVIDASNPYHEEHEKTVLSIMKDLDMEDIPRLTLYNKADLVEDFTPTQTPYALISAKSKDSREQLQALFLEKIKDIFQPFTLRVPFSKSYKIHDLESVAILEERDYQDDGEVITGYISEKNKWRLEEFYD, encoded by the coding sequence ATGATTGAAACGGAGAAAAAAGAGGAACGGGTCCTGCTCATTGGTGTTGAACTGCAGGGCATGGACAATTTTGACCTCTCCATGGAAGAGTTGGCTAGTCTGGCTAAGACTGCTGGGGCAGTCGTAGTAGATAGTTACAGACAAAAACGTGAAAAATATGATTCCAAGACTTTTGTTGGCTCGGGTAAGTTGGAAGAAATTGCACTGATGGTAGATGCGGAAGAAATTAGCACTGTCATCGTCAATAATCGCTTGACTCCACGGCAAAATGTCAATTTGGAGGAAGTTCTCGGTGTCAAGGTCATTGACCGTATGCAGTTGATTTTGGATATCTTTGCCATGCGGGCTCGAAGCCATGAAGGAAAACTCCAAGTTCATTTGGCCCAGCTTAAGTATCTCTTGCCTCGCTTGGTTGGTCAAGGGATTATGCTTAGTCGTCAGGCAGGTGGAATTGGTTCCCGTGGACCTGGTGAAAGCCAGCTGGAGCTGAACCGTCGTAGCGTTCGCAATCAAATCACAGATATCGAGCGCCAACTCAAGGTGGTTGAGAAAAATCGGGCGACTGTCAGAGAAAAACGTCTGGAGTCCAGCACCTTTAAGATTGGTTTGATTGGTTACACCAATGCTGGGAAATCAACCATCATGAACACCTTGACCAGCAAGACCCAGTATGAGGCTGATGAGCTGTTTGCGACCCTGGATGCGACGACAAAGAACATCCATCTGGGGGGCAATCTTCAGGTTACCTTGACTGATACGGTTGGCTTTATCCAAGATTTGCCAACTGAATTGGTGTCAAGTTTTAAGTCAACCTTGGAAGAAAGCAAGCATGTAGACCTTCTAGTTCATGTCATTGATGCTAGCAATCCTTATCATGAGGAGCATGAAAAAACGGTTCTGTCTATCATGAAAGACTTGGACATGGAGGATATTCCTCGCTTGACCCTTTATAATAAAGCGGATTTGGTGGAGGATTTCACGCCTACCCAGACACCTTATGCCCTCATTTCTGCCAAGTCGAAGGATAGTCGTGAGCAGCTGCAAGCTTTATTTTTAGAAAAAATCAAGGATATTTTTCAACCCTTTACCCTGCGCGTGCCTTTTTCCAAGTCCTACAAGATTCATGATTTAGAAAGTGTGGCAATCCTGGAAGAGCGCGACTATCAAGATGACGGTGAAGTGATTACAGGCTACATTTCTGAGAAAAATAAATGGAGGTTAGAGGAATTTTATGACTGA
- the miaA gene encoding tRNA (adenosine(37)-N6)-dimethylallyltransferase MiaA, which yields MKTKIIVIVGPTAVGKTALAIEVAKRFGGEVVSGDSQQVYRRLDIGTAKASPEEQVAVPHHLIDVREVTESYSAFDFVSEAKKAIEDIQNRGKLAIIAGGTGLYIQSLLEGYHLGGETPHEEILAYRASLESYSDEELAHLVEQAGLEIPQFNRRRAMRALEIAHFGQDLENQETLYEPLIICLDDERSQLYERINNRVDLMFEVGLLDEAKWLFDHYPYVQAAKGIGYKELFPYFRGEQTLDEASESLKQATRRFAKRQLTWFRNRMQVTFYQIGESGVKERILSQIEEFLND from the coding sequence ATGAAAACAAAAATAATTGTGATTGTTGGACCGACTGCTGTTGGGAAGACAGCCCTTGCTATTGAAGTAGCCAAGCGCTTTGGTGGAGAGGTGGTCAGTGGTGACAGTCAGCAAGTATACAGAAGACTAGATATTGGGACGGCCAAGGCTAGCCCAGAGGAGCAAGTAGCTGTTCCTCATCATTTGATTGATGTCAGAGAGGTGACCGAGTCTTACTCGGCTTTTGATTTTGTTTCAGAAGCTAAGAAGGCTATTGAGGATATTCAAAACCGTGGCAAGCTAGCCATTATCGCTGGAGGCACAGGCCTTTATATCCAGAGTTTGCTGGAAGGTTACCATCTAGGTGGGGAGACACCTCATGAGGAGATTTTAGCCTATCGAGCTAGTTTAGAGTCTTATTCAGATGAGGAATTAGCCCATCTTGTGGAGCAAGCAGGTCTTGAAATTCCTCAGTTTAACCGTCGTCGAGCTATGCGAGCCTTGGAAATTGCCCATTTTGGTCAGGATTTGGAAAATCAAGAGACTTTGTATGAACCTCTGATTATCTGCTTAGATGATGAGCGTAGTCAGCTTTATGAACGTATCAATAACCGAGTGGATCTGATGTTTGAGGTTGGGCTTTTGGATGAGGCTAAGTGGCTTTTTGACCACTATCCATATGTTCAAGCTGCCAAAGGCATTGGCTACAAGGAACTCTTTCCTTATTTTCGTGGGGAGCAGACTTTGGATGAAGCTAGCGAGAGTCTCAAACAGGCGACGCGTCGTTTTGCTAAGCGCCAGCTGACCTGGTTCCGTAATCGCATGCAGGTGACCTTTTATCAGATAGGTGAGTCTGGCGTGAAAGAGCGTATTCTAAGCCAGATTGAGGAGTTTTTAAATGATTGA
- a CDS encoding DUF3042 family protein encodes MAKGFAKGLVTGVAGTVAAVAGAVYAIKKKVIEPEEQKAAFIEENRKKAARRRVSH; translated from the coding sequence ATGGCTAAAGGATTCGCTAAAGGTCTTGTAACAGGTGTCGCAGGAACTGTCGCTGCCGTTGCAGGTGCAGTATACGCAATTAAAAAGAAAGTGATTGAGCCAGAAGAGCAAAAAGCAGCTTTCATCGAAGAAAACCGCAAAAAAGCAGCTCGCCGCCGCGTATCACATTAA
- a CDS encoding thymidylate synthase, whose amino-acid sequence MTKADTIFKENIERILKDGVFSEQARPKYKDGTVANSKYVTGAFAEYDLAKGEFPITTLRPIAIKSAIKEVLWIYQDQSNSLEVLNSKYNVHYWNDWEVGDTGTIGERYGAVVKKHDIINKILKQLEANPWNRRNIISLWDYQAFEETDGLLPCAFQTMFDVRRVDGDIYLDATLTQRSNDMLVAHHINAMQYVALQMMIAKHFGWKVGKFFYFINNLHIYDNQFEQAEELLRREPSNCQPRLVLNVPDGTNFFDIKAEDFELVDYDPVKPQLKFDLAI is encoded by the coding sequence ATGACAAAAGCAGATACGATTTTTAAAGAAAATATTGAACGAATCCTCAAAGACGGCGTCTTTTCTGAACAAGCACGTCCTAAGTACAAGGATGGGACTGTTGCCAACTCCAAGTACGTAACGGGTGCCTTTGCGGAGTATGATTTGGCCAAAGGGGAATTTCCCATCACAACCTTGCGTCCGATTGCAATCAAATCTGCTATCAAGGAAGTACTCTGGATCTACCAAGATCAGTCTAATAGCCTAGAAGTGCTGAATAGCAAGTACAATGTTCACTACTGGAATGACTGGGAAGTGGGAGATACGGGAACCATTGGTGAACGCTACGGTGCGGTCGTTAAGAAACACGATATCATTAATAAGATTCTCAAGCAGTTGGAAGCCAATCCCTGGAACCGTCGCAATATCATCTCACTCTGGGATTACCAAGCATTTGAGGAGACAGATGGTCTTCTTCCATGCGCCTTTCAGACCATGTTTGATGTCCGTCGGGTTGATGGAGACATCTATCTGGATGCGACTTTGACCCAGCGTTCGAATGATATGTTGGTGGCCCACCACATCAATGCTATGCAGTATGTGGCTCTTCAGATGATGATTGCCAAGCATTTCGGCTGGAAGGTTGGAAAATTCTTCTACTTTATCAACAACCTTCATATCTATGATAATCAGTTTGAACAAGCAGAGGAATTGCTCCGTCGTGAGCCGTCAAACTGCCAACCACGCTTGGTTTTAAATGTTCCTGATGGGACTAATTTCTTTGATATCAAAGCCGAAGACTTTGAGTTGGTTGACTATGATCCAGTCAAGCCACAGCTGAAGTTTGACTTAGCTATTTAA
- a CDS encoding ROK family glucokinase, whose product MSQKIIGIDLGGTSIKFAILTQEGEIQEKWSIKTNILDEGSHIVDDMIESIQHRLDLLGLSAKDFRGIGMGSPGVVDREKGTVIGAYNLNWKTLQPIKEKIEKALGIPFFIDNDANVAALGERWMGAGDNQPDVVFMTLGTGVGGGIVAEGKLLHGVAGAAGELGHITVDFDQPIACTCGKKGCLETVASATGIVNLTRRYADEYEGDAALKRLIDDGEEVTAKTVFDLAKEGDDLALIVYRNFSRYLGIACANIGSILNPSTIVIGGGVSAAGEFLLQGVQKVYDENTFPQVRTSTKLALATLGNDAGVIGAASLVLQ is encoded by the coding sequence ATGAGTCAAAAGATTATTGGGATTGACCTTGGTGGGACATCTATTAAGTTTGCAATTTTAACTCAAGAAGGAGAAATCCAAGAAAAATGGTCTATCAAGACCAATATTTTGGATGAAGGAAGCCATATCGTAGATGATATGATTGAGTCTATTCAGCATCGTTTGGACTTACTTGGATTGTCAGCTAAGGATTTCCGAGGCATTGGAATGGGATCACCTGGTGTGGTTGACCGTGAAAAAGGGACTGTTATTGGTGCCTATAATTTGAACTGGAAAACCCTTCAACCGATTAAAGAAAAGATTGAAAAAGCATTGGGTATTCCGTTCTTCATCGACAATGATGCCAACGTAGCTGCTCTTGGTGAGCGCTGGATGGGCGCTGGTGACAACCAACCAGACGTTGTCTTTATGACACTTGGTACAGGTGTTGGTGGCGGTATCGTGGCAGAAGGCAAATTGCTTCACGGTGTTGCTGGTGCTGCTGGTGAGCTTGGTCACATCACTGTTGACTTTGACCAACCAATCGCATGTACCTGTGGTAAAAAAGGCTGTCTTGAGACAGTTGCTTCAGCAACAGGGATTGTCAACTTGACTCGTCGTTATGCAGATGAATACGAAGGCGATGCAGCTTTGAAACGCTTGATTGATGACGGAGAAGAAGTAACTGCTAAAACTGTCTTTGATCTTGCAAAAGAAGGAGACGACCTTGCCTTAATCGTTTACCGTAACTTCTCACGTTACTTGGGAATCGCTTGTGCCAATATCGGCTCCATCCTCAACCCTTCAACAATCGTTATCGGTGGTGGAGTATCAGCTGCGGGAGAATTCCTTCTACAAGGCGTGCAAAAGGTTTATGATGAAAATACCTTCCCACAAGTACGCACATCCACTAAATTGGCTCTTGCAACTCTAGGAAATGACGCTGGAGTTATCGGAGCAGCGTCGCTTGTATTGCAATAA
- a CDS encoding excalibur calcium-binding domain-containing protein encodes MKKTVLFKAGLASFSALMMLAQPTFANDTIHFSNCTEAWENGYSDIHRGEPGYSSRLDKDGDGVACERSKAPRGVFKPRQSSLQNRVSSSGWVKQDGYWYYYSDNGNPVTNSWKGDYYLKSDGTMAQSEWIYDSYYKGWYYLKSDGSYARNTWIGSYYLKANGKMAQSEWIYDSSYQAWYYLKSDGSYAKNAWQGAFYLKVNGKMAQSEWIYDSSYQSWYYLKSDGSYARNTWQGNYYLKSDGKMAKNERVDGGRYYVDGSGLWKP; translated from the coding sequence ATGAAAAAAACAGTTCTTTTTAAAGCTGGTCTAGCTAGCTTTTCTGCGTTGATGATGCTCGCTCAACCGACTTTTGCTAATGATACAATTCACTTTTCAAATTGTACAGAAGCGTGGGAAAATGGCTATTCTGATATCCATAGAGGAGAGCCTGGATATTCTTCAAGACTAGACAAAGATGGTGATGGAGTTGCCTGTGAACGCTCAAAAGCTCCTCGAGGTGTTTTTAAACCACGCCAATCTAGTCTACAGAATAGAGTTTCTTCTAGTGGATGGGTTAAGCAGGATGGATATTGGTATTATTATTCTGACAATGGTAATCCAGTAACCAATTCTTGGAAAGGAGATTACTATCTCAAATCAGATGGAACAATGGCTCAGAGTGAGTGGATATATGACTCATATTACAAAGGATGGTATTATCTCAAATCGGATGGTTCATATGCACGAAACACATGGATAGGAAGTTACTACCTTAAAGCAAACGGAAAGATGGCTCAAAGTGAATGGATTTATGATTCATCATACCAAGCTTGGTATTATTTGAAATCAGATGGATCCTATGCCAAAAATGCTTGGCAAGGCGCTTTTTATCTCAAAGTGAACGGTAAAATGGCTCAAAGTGAATGGATTTATGACTCTTCTTATCAATCCTGGTACTATTTGAAATCAGATGGTTCATACGCTCGTAATACTTGGCAAGGGAATTACTATTTGAAATCAGATGGTAAAATGGCTAAGAATGAGCGAGTTGATGGAGGCAGATACTATGTAGATGGTTCTGGCCTTTGGAAACCATAA
- the pabB gene encoding aminodeoxychorismate synthase component I translates to MHRKTVIDFKALGERYIFTQPIKELKTRDLAEVTDLLAQVESYQEQGYYVVGYVSYEAAPAFEEKLAVHKAPLLAEYLLYFTVHDRVETSPIPLTYEEVNLPSKWREQTSAENYEKAISQIHHHLRQGDTYQVNYTVQLKQDLSANPFAIYNRMVVEQEAGYNAYVEHDEMAMISMSPELFFEQNDRELTTRPMKGTTQRGLTDQEDLAQASWLEQDPKNRSENMMIVDLLRNDMNRISEVGSEHVERLCQVEQYSTVWQMTSTIKSQLREDVDLVAIFRSLFPCGSITGAPKIATMEIIKDLEPQPRGVYCGTIGLLLPNGRRIFNVAIRTIQLHRGKAIYGVGGGITWDSTWESEYREVHQKAAVLYRKQARFQLITTGKISQKQLLFEDQHLERLTKASRYFAFPFDPEELRQKIEEECQACDSHQDYRLRISLSKSGEMEVSRQILSPLSPSFYKAKLFLQEADLNQSFTYFKTTHRPHLSLGEREIIYHNAAGELLETSIGNLVLKINGKLYTPPIRLGILPGIYRQHLLETGQVKEKIMTLADLNQAEAVYGCNAVRGLYELEVNSK, encoded by the coding sequence ATGCATAGAAAAACAGTGATTGATTTTAAAGCTTTGGGCGAGAGATACATCTTTACCCAGCCGATCAAAGAGTTAAAAACGAGAGATTTAGCAGAAGTGACGGACCTGCTGGCACAAGTGGAAAGCTACCAAGAGCAAGGTTATTATGTGGTGGGCTACGTCAGCTATGAGGCTGCACCTGCTTTTGAGGAGAAATTAGCAGTTCATAAAGCTCCTTTACTGGCAGAGTACCTGCTTTACTTTACCGTTCACGATAGGGTGGAAACATCCCCTATTCCTCTGACTTATGAGGAAGTAAATCTGCCTTCAAAGTGGCGAGAACAAACATCTGCAGAGAACTATGAAAAAGCTATTTCCCAGATCCACCATCATTTGCGACAGGGAGACACCTATCAGGTAAATTACACTGTCCAACTCAAGCAAGACTTAAGTGCCAATCCTTTTGCTATCTACAATCGCATGGTGGTAGAACAGGAGGCGGGTTACAATGCCTATGTTGAACATGATGAGATGGCAATGATTTCCATGAGTCCAGAACTCTTTTTTGAGCAAAATGACCGGGAATTAACGACTCGCCCAATGAAGGGAACAACCCAGCGGGGACTGACTGACCAAGAAGACCTTGCCCAAGCTAGCTGGTTGGAGCAAGATCCTAAAAATCGCTCTGAAAATATGATGATTGTGGATCTCTTGCGCAATGATATGAACCGTATTTCTGAAGTGGGTAGTGAGCATGTGGAGCGTCTGTGCCAAGTGGAGCAGTATTCGACTGTTTGGCAGATGACTTCGACCATCAAGAGTCAGTTGCGAGAGGATGTGGACTTGGTTGCCATTTTTCGCTCTCTCTTTCCTTGTGGATCTATCACAGGAGCACCGAAAATTGCGACCATGGAAATCATCAAGGACTTGGAGCCTCAACCGCGTGGAGTCTACTGCGGAACGATTGGTCTCTTACTTCCAAATGGGCGACGAATTTTCAATGTCGCCATTCGGACCATTCAACTGCATCGAGGGAAAGCCATATATGGAGTGGGTGGTGGCATTACTTGGGATAGTACTTGGGAATCTGAATACCGAGAGGTTCATCAAAAGGCGGCTGTTCTCTATCGTAAACAAGCACGTTTCCAATTGATTACAACTGGTAAAATCAGCCAAAAACAATTGCTGTTTGAAGATCAACATCTGGAAAGACTGACAAAGGCGAGTCGTTATTTTGCCTTTCCTTTTGATCCAGAAGAACTGAGACAAAAGATAGAGGAAGAGTGTCAAGCTTGTGATTCCCACCAAGACTACCGCTTGCGAATTAGTCTCAGCAAGTCTGGAGAGATGGAAGTCAGTCGCCAAATCTTAAGCCCCCTTAGTCCAAGCTTCTACAAAGCTAAACTCTTCCTGCAAGAAGCAGATTTGAATCAATCATTTACTTACTTTAAAACAACTCATAGACCACACTTAAGTCTAGGGGAACGGGAAATCATTTACCATAATGCAGCAGGAGAATTGCTTGAAACCTCTATTGGAAATCTGGTCTTAAAAATTAATGGTAAACTCTACACACCGCCTATCAGACTTGGAATTTTGCCAGGAATTTACCGTCAGCATTTGTTGGAAACAGGACAGGTAAAAGAGAAAATTATGACTTTGGCAGACTTGAACCAAGCAGAAGCTGTCTATGGCTGTAACGCAGTCAGAGGTTTGTATGAGTTGGAAGTGAATTCTAAATAA